In Bacteroides coprosuis DSM 18011, the following are encoded in one genomic region:
- a CDS encoding hypothetical protein (KEGG: cyc:PCC7424_0225 hypothetical protein~SPTR: Putative uncharacterized protein;~IMG reference gene:2504107060), with product MNLENRVNQLILEGEKLSSTLIFKPIQSGSLQLYPNYKSKENDRYQKWKYVVERFLTAYYPSYIKPFKEVSHKLTPNNHAGILAILESIQEYPNTWDRPHITQEKKEGTASFPIVTPNLQLAYEFLWEAIRDELTGQQLKDIEHIIHNKEDDEQTLKLLIQYLSTITSDSIPRILARILMNPTVSQGLSRY from the coding sequence ATGAATTTAGAAAACAGAGTAAATCAACTTATTCTTGAAGGAGAAAAACTATCTTCCACACTGATATTTAAACCCATACAATCGGGATCACTACAACTCTACCCCAATTACAAATCGAAAGAGAATGACCGGTACCAAAAGTGGAAATATGTGGTGGAGAGGTTCCTAACTGCATACTACCCTAGCTACATAAAACCTTTTAAGGAAGTATCTCACAAACTGACACCCAATAATCATGCAGGTATATTGGCTATATTAGAGTCGATTCAAGAATACCCTAATACTTGGGATAGGCCCCATATCACTCAAGAAAAGAAAGAGGGAACAGCCTCTTTTCCTATAGTTACTCCCAACCTACAACTAGCTTATGAGTTTTTATGGGAAGCCATACGAGATGAACTCACAGGACAACAGCTCAAAGATATTGAGCATATCATTCATAATAAAGAAGATGATGAACAGACATTGAAACTACTTATTCAATATCTATCCACCATTACCTCTGATTCGATTCCTAGGATATTAGCTAGAATACTGATGAACCCAACAGTCAGTCAGGGATTATCTAGATATTAG
- a CDS encoding iron-sulfur cluster repair di-iron protein (COGs: COG2846 Regulator of cell morphogenesis and NO signaling~InterPro IPR019903:IPR012312~KEGG: bfr:BF3507 hypothetical protein~PFAM: Hemerythrin/HHE cation-binding motif~SPTR: Iron-sulfur cluster repair di-iron protein;~TIGRFAM: Iron-sulfur cluster repair di-iron protein~IMG reference gene:2504107055~PFAM: Domain of Unknown function (DUF542); Hemerythrin HHE cation binding domain~TIGRFAM: iron-sulfur cluster repair di-iron protein) — MKITENTPVGEIVAQDIHKAKVLNQFHIDFCCGGDKSLGEACHALNISIEDVKSALEHSDIAHESAALQFDNWRLDLLIDYIVKYHHHYIRTQGIETYKLLEKVCKAHGEKNPNLFKVQKHFYESLTDLHQHLDKEEIVLFPFIQELLSTEKNHQSLPDFHCGSIENPISVMIHEHDGEGERFRLISQLTQAYTAPDYACESYQLVLNLLQEFEENLHIHIHVENNILFPKAIKLQHKLAQL; from the coding sequence ATGAAGATAACTGAAAATACTCCCGTTGGTGAGATTGTTGCTCAAGACATCCATAAAGCAAAAGTACTTAACCAGTTTCATATTGATTTTTGTTGTGGAGGAGATAAAAGTTTGGGAGAAGCTTGCCATGCTTTAAATATCTCCATAGAAGACGTAAAATCAGCGTTGGAACACTCTGATATTGCTCATGAAAGTGCAGCTTTGCAGTTTGACAACTGGAGGCTAGATTTACTAATTGATTACATCGTAAAATACCACCATCACTATATTCGCACACAAGGTATTGAAACCTATAAGTTGCTAGAAAAAGTGTGCAAAGCTCATGGAGAAAAGAATCCCAACTTGTTCAAGGTCCAAAAACACTTCTACGAATCTTTAACTGATTTGCACCAGCACCTTGATAAAGAAGAAATTGTACTCTTCCCTTTTATTCAAGAATTACTTAGTACCGAAAAGAATCATCAATCCCTACCCGATTTTCATTGTGGAAGCATAGAAAACCCTATTTCGGTAATGATCCATGAACACGATGGTGAAGGCGAAAGATTTAGGTTGATTTCCCAACTGACACAAGCTTACACTGCTCCTGATTACGCATGTGAATCTTATCAATTAGTTTTAAACCTATTACAAGAGTTTGAAGAAAATCTACATATTCATATTCATGTAGAGAATAATATTCTGTTTCCGAAAGCCATCAAGCTACAGCATAAGCTAGCCCAGCTATAA
- a CDS encoding Glycoside hydrolase 97 (InterPro IPR019563~KEGG: bvu:BVU_1381 alpha-glucosidase~PFAM: Glycoside hydrolase, family 97~SPTR: Alpha-glucosidase;~IMG reference gene:2504107053~PFAM: Glycoside hydrolase 97), whose translation MKRLWTLVCALIAIGGISAQNLKSPNGEFTLQFTVSDKGAPTYTLDYKGTPVVKPSTLGFELKRNIDGAPASFDDFAPESDSKKNDLLANFYDGFKIVKSENSTFDETWSPVWGESSSIRNHYNELLVTLNQSNTNRNLMIRFRLFDDGLGFRYEFPEQKDLVYFVIKEEKTQFAMHGDHKAYWIPGDYDTQEYDYTTSKLSEIRGLMSQAITPNTSQTPFSPTGVQTALMMKSADGIYINLHEAALINYSCMHLDLDDKNFVFTSHLTPDAIGDKGYIQAPANTPWRTVIVSNDARDILASDMTLNLNDPCKLEDTSWIKPVKYMGVWWEMITGMSSWAYTDDLLSVHLGITDYTKTKPNGKHAANTANVKRYIDFASNHGFDALLVEGWNQGWEDWFARSKDYVFDFVSPYPDFDVEEIHNYAKSKGIKMMMHHETSGSTQNYERHMDKAYQFMVDNGYNSVKSGYVGNIIPRGEHHYSQSIVNHYQYAIEKAAEYKIMVNAHEAVRPTGVCRTYPNLIGNESARGTEYQSFGGNNPNHVTILPFTRQIGGPMDYTPGIFYMDIAHYNPDNNSHVNSTLANQLALYVTMYSPLQMAADLPESYETFADAFQFIKDVAIDWDESKYLEAEPGEYVTVARKEKGGNRWFVGSVCGEKGHLSNISFDFLEPGKKYEATIYADAKDAHYKTNPQAYVIKKMKVTSKSKLKQQLAPAGGYAISIVER comes from the coding sequence ATGAAACGATTATGGACTTTAGTTTGTGCTTTAATAGCTATAGGAGGCATTTCTGCACAAAACTTAAAATCGCCCAACGGAGAATTTACACTTCAGTTTACTGTCAGTGATAAAGGTGCACCTACTTATACATTAGATTATAAAGGTACGCCAGTAGTAAAACCAAGTACACTTGGATTTGAACTAAAACGCAATATTGATGGAGCTCCAGCATCTTTTGATGATTTTGCTCCTGAATCTGATTCTAAAAAGAATGATTTACTTGCCAATTTCTACGATGGTTTTAAAATCGTAAAATCAGAGAACTCTACTTTTGATGAAACTTGGTCGCCTGTATGGGGTGAATCTAGTTCTATCAGAAATCACTATAATGAGTTGTTGGTTACTTTGAACCAATCCAATACCAATCGTAATCTTATGATTCGTTTCCGTCTATTTGATGATGGATTAGGATTTAGATATGAATTCCCTGAGCAAAAAGACTTGGTTTACTTTGTAATCAAAGAAGAAAAGACTCAATTTGCTATGCATGGAGATCATAAGGCTTACTGGATTCCTGGAGATTATGATACACAAGAATATGATTATACCACCTCAAAACTTTCTGAAATAAGAGGTTTGATGTCTCAGGCTATTACTCCCAATACTTCTCAAACTCCATTTTCACCTACAGGTGTGCAAACTGCGTTGATGATGAAGAGTGCCGATGGAATTTACATCAATCTTCATGAGGCTGCATTGATTAATTACTCTTGTATGCACTTAGATTTAGATGATAAGAACTTCGTATTTACATCACACCTTACTCCCGATGCTATTGGGGATAAAGGATATATTCAAGCTCCTGCAAATACTCCTTGGAGAACAGTGATTGTAAGTAATGATGCTCGTGATATTTTGGCTTCAGACATGACACTCAATTTGAATGATCCTTGTAAGTTGGAAGATACTTCTTGGATTAAACCCGTAAAATATATGGGTGTATGGTGGGAGATGATTACAGGAATGAGCTCTTGGGCTTATACGGATGATCTTCTAAGTGTTCACTTGGGTATAACTGATTATACCAAGACTAAACCCAATGGTAAGCATGCTGCCAATACAGCCAATGTGAAAAGATATATCGACTTTGCTTCAAATCATGGTTTTGATGCTCTACTTGTAGAAGGCTGGAACCAAGGTTGGGAAGACTGGTTTGCTCGTTCAAAAGATTATGTATTCGACTTTGTTTCTCCTTATCCCGATTTTGATGTTGAAGAAATTCACAACTATGCCAAATCGAAAGGTATTAAGATGATGATGCATCACGAAACTTCGGGTTCAACTCAGAACTACGAACGTCATATGGATAAAGCGTATCAATTTATGGTGGACAATGGGTATAACTCTGTAAAGAGTGGCTATGTAGGAAATATCATCCCTAGAGGAGAGCATCACTATAGCCAATCTATAGTAAACCATTACCAATATGCTATTGAAAAAGCTGCTGAGTATAAGATTATGGTGAATGCTCACGAAGCTGTTCGCCCTACAGGAGTATGCCGTACTTATCCAAACTTGATTGGAAATGAATCTGCTCGTGGTACAGAATACCAATCTTTTGGTGGAAATAATCCCAATCATGTAACTATCTTACCGTTTACTCGTCAGATTGGTGGACCGATGGATTATACTCCAGGTATCTTCTATATGGATATAGCTCATTACAATCCAGATAACAACTCTCATGTAAACTCTACATTAGCGAATCAGTTAGCATTATATGTAACGATGTATAGTCCGTTACAAATGGCTGCCGATTTACCAGAAAGCTATGAAACATTTGCTGATGCCTTCCAATTCATCAAAGATGTAGCTATCGATTGGGACGAGAGTAAATACTTAGAAGCAGAACCAGGAGAATATGTAACTGTTGCTCGTAAAGAAAAAGGTGGTAACCGTTGGTTTGTAGGTAGTGTTTGTGGCGAGAAAGGACATCTATCTAATATCTCTTTCGACTTCCTTGAACCTGGTAAAAAATATGAAGCAACTATTTATGCAGATGCAAAAGATGCTCATTATAAAACTAATCCTCAGGCTTATGTGATTAAGAAGATGAAGGTAACTTCTAAATCTAAATTAAAACAACAACTAGCTCCTGCAGGAGGTTATGCGATTAGTATTGTCGAAAGATAA
- a CDS encoding hypothetical protein (KEGG: pfh:PFHG_02942 conserved hypothetical protein~SPTR: Putative uncharacterized protein orf1636;~IMG reference gene:2504107058): MLYASRYLAESNYFGEEAMFKVYQFASNEEQEKYIVEAKQNLPKREYDKLKYHKGRLVVYKSYHNHLQEYPRWDYPFVVENNAIQIYVKILGEPWIVSIQRRLIIYFLEDALFSKKKESNGIALLQNYLPHHQRDVRNGLFVFKTGQTNNLSTKEMSNLRKLFPRKLIQSYLYEDNTGDMDSPSQVLSDTSINDTEKKGTKKILNLRVGKHLKLRYIRKVWNLIYFKDIYKDKAQRMGHHKKFHITKDEFVFYTRWMYSFESIPSYKDHLIQFFIKKHFFNNEEFKELFLNSSSIDELYLQTKRNFIKWSAHNVNSEKKEKTYSLEDYKLFFESKILYINVSHFISFLNQEKVIQKNDNGIIQYKALKNLSYLIKPFYYKDKLEIEHYKTYGKVFNKLRSIKLEDCLLYEIAYRYLLNVTPSFPKYKQLIIQSFPKEKVDLLVNAIYSFEIHNKKGAFIYSIQVPFLKLNELVCLIYRNSTKIAATNKEFLFLQIYKYLVNYCKNKPVDYELYTVCYKFNQLKVLGYDDLLHFLKHIVKRGLQLTQILTQLEKFLIIKNNIQIDIQKQGTLNSLSIYECSKMNNPQKLEDLRIKAINFDIPDTDYPSILEHIEKQFIIKETPFKPVSWSHLEKHTQDMCDIMMNMLHLNLYKRNSDTESREEAKIQFRDRYFNTVVKQSD; the protein is encoded by the coding sequence ATGCTTTATGCCTCTAGATATCTGGCTGAAAGCAACTATTTTGGAGAAGAAGCAATGTTTAAAGTATACCAGTTTGCTTCCAATGAAGAACAAGAAAAATATATAGTAGAAGCCAAGCAAAATCTTCCTAAGAGAGAGTATGATAAACTTAAATATCATAAGGGGAGATTAGTCGTTTATAAATCTTACCATAATCATCTGCAAGAATATCCACGATGGGATTATCCTTTTGTTGTAGAAAACAATGCGATACAAATCTATGTGAAAATACTAGGAGAACCATGGATAGTATCCATACAGAGAAGACTTATTATTTACTTCTTAGAAGATGCTCTTTTCTCCAAAAAAAAAGAGAGTAATGGTATTGCCTTATTACAAAACTATTTACCTCATCACCAAAGAGATGTAAGAAATGGATTGTTTGTTTTTAAGACAGGGCAAACCAACAATCTATCTACAAAGGAGATGAGTAATCTTCGTAAACTATTCCCAAGAAAACTTATCCAAAGTTATCTTTACGAGGACAATACAGGTGATATGGATTCACCCTCTCAGGTTCTCTCTGATACAAGTATAAATGATACTGAAAAAAAAGGAACTAAGAAGATTCTTAACCTAAGAGTGGGCAAGCATCTTAAATTGAGATATATACGTAAAGTATGGAACTTAATCTATTTTAAAGACATTTATAAGGATAAAGCTCAACGTATGGGGCATCATAAAAAATTCCATATCACTAAAGACGAATTTGTTTTTTACACAAGATGGATGTATTCTTTTGAATCCATTCCATCCTATAAAGACCATCTGATCCAGTTTTTTATTAAGAAACACTTTTTTAACAATGAAGAGTTTAAAGAACTATTTCTTAATTCATCTTCTATAGATGAACTATATCTACAAACAAAGAGAAATTTCATCAAATGGAGTGCCCATAATGTCAATTCTGAAAAGAAAGAAAAAACATATAGCCTAGAAGATTATAAACTGTTTTTTGAGAGTAAGATACTCTATATTAATGTATCCCATTTTATCAGTTTTCTAAATCAAGAAAAAGTGATTCAAAAAAATGATAATGGAATTATTCAATACAAAGCTCTAAAAAACCTTTCTTACCTCATAAAGCCTTTTTATTACAAGGATAAACTAGAAATTGAGCATTACAAAACTTATGGAAAGGTGTTTAATAAATTGAGAAGTATAAAACTAGAAGACTGCTTACTTTATGAAATTGCTTATAGGTACTTATTAAATGTAACTCCGTCATTTCCTAAGTACAAGCAACTAATTATTCAGTCTTTCCCTAAAGAAAAAGTAGACCTTTTAGTAAATGCTATTTACTCTTTTGAAATTCACAATAAAAAGGGAGCGTTTATATATAGCATTCAGGTACCTTTTCTTAAGTTAAATGAATTAGTGTGCCTCATTTATAGAAATAGCACTAAAATTGCTGCTACAAATAAAGAATTTTTGTTTCTACAAATTTATAAATACCTAGTAAACTATTGTAAAAACAAACCCGTAGACTATGAGTTATACACTGTATGCTATAAATTCAATCAACTAAAGGTATTAGGATATGATGACTTATTACACTTCTTAAAACACATCGTAAAAAGAGGTTTACAACTCACTCAAATTTTAACTCAGTTGGAAAAATTTTTAATTATTAAAAATAACATACAAATAGATATTCAAAAGCAGGGAACACTTAACTCTCTCTCTATTTATGAATGCTCTAAAATGAATAATCCACAAAAGCTGGAGGATCTGCGTATAAAAGCCATAAACTTTGATATACCAGATACCGACTACCCCTCTATTTTAGAGCATATTGAAAAGCAATTTATCATTAAAGAAACCCCTTTCAAACCAGTAAGCTGGTCTCACTTAGAAAAGCATACGCAAGACATGTGCGATATTATGATGAATATGCTACACCTTAATCTATACAAAAGGAATAGCGATACAGAGAGCAGAGAAGAAGCTAAAATTCAATTTAGAGATAGATATTTTAATACGGTTGTAAAACAATCAGATTAA
- a CDS encoding Cyclomaltodextrinase (COGs: COG0366 Glycosidase~InterPro IPR015171:IPR006047:IPR019492:IPR006589~KEGG: bth:BT_3704 alpha-amylase (neopullulanase) SusA~PFAM: Glycosyl hydrolase, family 13, catalytic domain; Cyclomaltodextrinase, N-terminal; Cyclo-malto-dextrinase, C-terminal~PRIAM: Cyclomaltodextrinase~SMART: Glycosyl hydrolase, family 13, subfamily, catalytic domain~SPTR: Putative uncharacterized protein;~IMG reference gene:2504107054~PFAM: Cyclomaltodextrinase, N-terminal; Alpha amylase, catalytic domain; Cyclo-malto-dextrinase C-terminal domain), giving the protein MLRKIQLFILACIMSAFSAFSMEVDLVHPSSWWVGMKNTSLQVMLHGENLAGSQVTLSSDKIKIDEIVNLENPNYLILYLDVSKAEPEKFTIELRKGKEKKSIPYELKARNNELKAQGFTSEDVLYLIMPDRFANGNPSNDVVKGMREEKVDRANPSARHGGDIQGIRNHLNYIADLGVTAIWLNPVQENDMTGGSYHGYAITNYYEVDKRFGSNEEFVSLVDESHQKGLKVVMDMIFNHCGSEHIFFTDKPAHDWFNFQENFTQTSYKTIPQFDPYTSTYDFEAAVDGWFVEVMPDLNQRNRHVAKYLTQNSIWWIEYAGIDGIRQDTHPYADFDFMSNWCKEVREEYPDFSIVGETWLNTNVAISYWQENSKLAYPKNSHLPVVMDFPMAYLLNSAFDEETSTWSQGLSKFYEYLAEDRVYANPNNLLIFFDNHDMTRFYATEEQTKDFNRYKQALAFLLTTRGIPELYYGTEILMYGNKDNGDGALRKDFPGGWADDSVNAFQSSGRTEAQQRVFDYTKKLLNWRKGNKVVSKGSLKHFSPTDQVYVYKRSYEDNSILVILNGSKENKEIDLQQYAEVLDTVQMGKDVISGKTFDLTQRALTLEGKDVVILELK; this is encoded by the coding sequence ATGTTAAGGAAAATACAACTATTTATACTTGCATGTATCATGAGTGCTTTTTCTGCTTTCTCTATGGAGGTAGATCTAGTTCATCCTTCTTCTTGGTGGGTGGGTATGAAGAATACTTCTTTACAAGTGATGCTGCATGGCGAGAATTTAGCAGGTTCGCAGGTTACTCTATCTTCTGATAAAATAAAAATAGATGAGATTGTCAACTTAGAAAATCCCAACTATCTGATTTTATACTTGGATGTAAGTAAGGCTGAACCCGAGAAATTTACGATAGAACTAAGAAAAGGGAAAGAAAAGAAATCAATTCCCTATGAGTTAAAAGCTAGGAATAATGAATTAAAAGCTCAAGGTTTCACCTCTGAAGATGTGTTATACCTTATCATGCCCGATCGTTTTGCTAATGGTAACCCTAGTAATGATGTGGTAAAAGGAATGCGTGAGGAAAAGGTAGATAGAGCTAATCCGAGTGCTCGTCATGGGGGAGATATTCAAGGTATTCGCAATCATCTCAATTATATAGCCGACTTAGGTGTTACTGCCATTTGGCTCAATCCTGTTCAAGAAAATGATATGACTGGTGGTTCGTACCATGGTTATGCAATAACCAATTACTATGAAGTGGATAAACGCTTTGGTAGCAATGAAGAGTTTGTTTCTTTAGTAGATGAATCTCATCAGAAGGGGTTGAAAGTGGTGATGGATATGATTTTTAATCATTGTGGAAGTGAACATATTTTCTTTACAGATAAACCAGCTCATGATTGGTTCAACTTTCAAGAAAATTTCACTCAAACTTCTTATAAAACAATCCCTCAGTTTGATCCTTATACCTCTACCTATGATTTTGAAGCTGCTGTAGATGGTTGGTTTGTTGAGGTGATGCCCGATTTAAATCAACGGAATCGTCATGTTGCGAAATACTTAACTCAGAATAGCATTTGGTGGATAGAGTATGCGGGTATTGATGGAATCCGTCAAGATACTCATCCTTATGCCGACTTTGATTTTATGTCGAATTGGTGCAAAGAGGTGCGTGAGGAGTATCCCGATTTTAGTATTGTAGGTGAAACTTGGCTAAATACCAATGTGGCAATCTCGTATTGGCAAGAAAATAGTAAATTGGCTTATCCTAAAAACTCGCATCTTCCCGTAGTGATGGATTTTCCTATGGCTTATCTGCTCAACTCTGCCTTTGATGAGGAAACATCTACTTGGAGTCAAGGTTTGTCTAAGTTCTATGAATACTTAGCAGAAGATAGGGTGTATGCCAACCCCAATAATCTGCTTATATTCTTTGATAACCACGATATGACACGCTTTTATGCTACTGAAGAGCAAACCAAAGATTTTAATCGTTACAAACAAGCGTTGGCATTCTTACTTACAACACGGGGTATTCCCGAGCTGTATTATGGTACAGAAATCTTGATGTATGGTAATAAAGACAATGGTGATGGTGCGTTGCGTAAAGACTTCCCAGGTGGTTGGGCAGATGATTCTGTCAATGCTTTTCAGTCATCTGGTAGAACAGAGGCTCAGCAAAGAGTATTCGATTATACAAAGAAACTTCTCAATTGGCGTAAAGGGAATAAAGTCGTTTCAAAGGGTAGTTTAAAACATTTTTCTCCTACCGACCAAGTGTATGTGTATAAAAGATCTTATGAAGATAACTCAATACTCGTCATTCTAAATGGTAGTAAAGAGAATAAAGAGATTGATTTACAGCAATATGCTGAGGTTTTAGATACTGTGCAGATGGGTAAAGATGTAATTTCGGGTAAGACGTTTGATCTGACTCAAAGAGCACTTACCCTAGAGGGTAAAGATGTAGTAATACTAGAATTAAAATAG
- a CDS encoding GCN5-related N-acetyltransferase (InterPro IPR000182~KEGG: pdi:BDI_2627 hypothetical protein~PFAM: GCN5-related N-acetyltransferase (GNAT) domain~SPTR: Acetyltransferase, GNAT family;~IMG reference gene:2504107056), whose translation MEWLRIKTTQDIYYVSFIKLFRASFPIFEQRTDAQFQQVMGDDRCHICVTLENKKVVGLVVYWLFKDYFYIEYLAIHPDERGKLRGTQMLSSLMLSISKNCILEIDPLCDEISKKRLKFYQGLGFETNSYVHTHPAYRREYKDHKLIVLSSSPLSEKGYNQYYQDLSKVVMK comes from the coding sequence ATGGAATGGTTAAGAATTAAGACTACACAAGATATTTACTACGTCTCTTTTATAAAGCTATTTAGAGCGAGTTTCCCTATTTTTGAACAACGTACAGATGCCCAATTTCAGCAAGTGATGGGTGATGATCGTTGTCACATCTGTGTTACATTAGAAAATAAGAAAGTAGTAGGACTTGTAGTTTACTGGCTTTTTAAAGATTATTTTTACATAGAGTATTTAGCCATACATCCTGATGAGAGGGGAAAGCTTCGTGGAACACAGATGTTATCCAGCCTTATGCTTTCTATATCCAAAAATTGTATTTTAGAAATAGATCCCCTTTGTGATGAGATTTCTAAGAAGCGATTAAAGTTTTATCAAGGGTTGGGTTTTGAGACTAACTCTTATGTACACACACATCCTGCTTATCGTCGAGAATACAAAGACCATAAGTTAATCGTTCTTTCCTCATCACCCTTAAGTGAGAAAGGTTACAATCAGTATTATCAAGATTTGTCTAAAGTTGTAATGAAGTAA
- a CDS encoding hypothetical protein (KEGG: ptm:GSPATT00036999001 hypothetical protein~SPTR: Chromosome undetermined scaffold_165, whole genome shotgun sequence;~IMG reference gene:2504107059) → MNITDFIKKKTDPFIRNKGLLAPLSEIAYRNFELVCDNNEKSGDLSLQAISSIYQFSIGQTFKSHNIKQLFNYQLNDEKDRFVPTKYLSLQKKQFIDNEIASTLLKLVSAIRELNQNYTHNLEPLRIGNNIITPQIIEFLHDLFEVSIIMLLNKSVKDRNNFTSQYNEDSLNLLLKEFILTLFFPETSYTTEEIEVLRKKSKDELINEVLFFDVQSVYQWKVVNNPLMMPIQCGKYLSFTSCLFINSLFLFKEDTKIIFPNFPFLKNKTDETQVLQMFFSLFANPYTLHYIPSQHLRIAKHKDIIEYLNLYPSPWQEALNSQSPCFPMSHLLKDFLIERECNRVFLKVPHLNLILIPIIINRLMVIKIIA, encoded by the coding sequence ATGAATATTACGGACTTCATTAAGAAAAAAACTGATCCTTTTATAAGGAACAAAGGATTATTAGCCCCATTATCCGAAATTGCTTATAGAAATTTCGAATTAGTATGCGACAATAATGAAAAGAGCGGAGATTTATCCCTACAAGCTATTTCATCGATTTATCAATTTAGTATTGGACAAACTTTTAAAAGTCATAATATTAAACAATTGTTTAATTATCAGTTAAATGACGAAAAAGATCGATTTGTTCCTACGAAGTATTTGTCTCTTCAAAAAAAACAATTTATTGATAACGAAATAGCAAGTACTCTACTTAAATTAGTTAGTGCAATTCGAGAACTAAACCAAAACTATACACACAATTTAGAGCCTTTGCGGATAGGGAACAATATCATTACGCCTCAAATCATTGAGTTTTTACATGATTTGTTTGAGGTGAGCATCATTATGCTTCTAAATAAAAGCGTAAAAGACAGAAACAACTTCACCTCTCAATACAATGAAGACTCTTTAAATCTACTTTTAAAAGAGTTTATTCTTACTCTATTCTTTCCTGAAACAAGCTATACAACTGAGGAAATAGAAGTTTTACGCAAAAAAAGTAAAGATGAATTAATAAATGAAGTGTTATTCTTTGATGTACAGTCTGTATATCAATGGAAAGTAGTAAATAATCCATTAATGATGCCCATTCAATGTGGAAAATACCTTTCTTTTACATCCTGTCTTTTTATAAATTCACTCTTTTTATTCAAAGAAGATACGAAAATTATCTTCCCGAACTTTCCTTTTTTAAAAAACAAAACAGATGAGACTCAAGTTCTTCAAATGTTTTTTTCTCTATTTGCCAACCCCTATACTTTGCATTACATTCCTAGTCAACATTTAAGGATAGCCAAGCATAAAGATATTATAGAATACCTCAACCTCTACCCTAGTCCATGGCAAGAAGCACTAAATTCACAAAGTCCATGTTTTCCTATGAGTCATCTTTTAAAAGATTTTCTCATCGAAAGGGAATGCAATCGGGTTTTCTTAAAAGTACCCCATCTAAATCTAATCCTTATTCCTATAATTATAAACCGATTAATGGTTATAAAGATTATCGCTTAG